CCGTCTTCGCCGAGGCTCGCGTTCACGCCGTACGGCACGGGGAGCTCTTCCTGCTGCGCGGGGTTGTCGACGTCGAGGAAAAAGAGCTGCCTGGTCTGCCGCGGCTGCGGACGGTGGCTGCGACCGCCAGCGCTGAAGAGCAGGCGATTGTCGCCGGCCCAGTCGCAGAGGAGCTCGTTGCTCGGGTGGTACGTGAGCCGCTCTGCGAGGCCGCCGAAGCTGTCGATGAGGTAGAGGTCGCGGTCGCCGTCGTAGTTGCCAACGAAGGCGATGGTCTGGCCGTCGGGGCTGAACTTGGGGAACAGCTCCTGTCCGGGCGGGCTGGCGAGCGGGCGTGCGACGCCCCCGGCGCGTTCGACGGTCCAGAGGTCGTTGCCGTAGCTGAAGACGATGCGGTCCTGACTGACGTCGGGGAAGCGCAGCATGCCGCCGTGCGGTTCGGCCCGCTGCGCGGAAGCCGGGGCAGAAGCCACCAGCAGACCTGCGGCGGCGAGCGTGGCACTGACCGCTCGGCGGAGCGGGAGCTTGTTCAAGAACGGACGAGAAGTCGTGGGCATGATGTCGAAGAAGATCTGATGCGTCGAATGTGGAGGAGCGGGTGACAGAGCTAAGGCGCGCTTGCGCCGCCTCGGCCGGTAGCAGTCACACCGTTGAAAAAGGAACTGGTTGCACAACGGTTCGATTTCGGCAATCGACGGCCGGTTGACGGTGACAGTTCTCGCACAAGCGCCGTTCGTCTGACCGCCGGACCCGTCATTCGGCTGCCTCATTGGCAGGTGCGACGTTCACACGACGCGGCTCACAGGCTCCAACCGCGGTTCGTACGCGGCACGCCGGTTGTTCCTCGTGAGGCATGAGCGTCAACATCAATCAGTTCACGATCAAGGCCCAGGAGGCCGTCATGCGGTCGCAGGAGATCGCGGCGGATCGGGGCAATCCCGAGATTCTGCCGGTACACGTCCTGGCTTCGCTGTTGGCGGAGACCGAGGGCGTGGTGAGGCCGGTGCTGCAGAAGGTG
The window above is part of the Planctomycetota bacterium genome. Proteins encoded here:
- a CDS encoding DPP IV N-terminal domain-containing protein, translating into MPTTSRPFLNKLPLRRAVSATLAAAGLLVASAPASAQRAEPHGGMLRFPDVSQDRIVFSYGNDLWTVERAGGVARPLASPPGQELFPKFSPDGQTIAFVGNYDGDRDLYLIDSFGGLAERLTYHPSNELLCDWAGDNRLLFSAGGRSHRPQPRQTRQLFFLDVDNPAQQEELPVPYGVNASLGEDG